The following is a genomic window from Nicotiana tabacum cultivar K326 chromosome 3, ASM71507v2, whole genome shotgun sequence.
ATCTGCATTTCTATGACACTCATTTTTTGTGGAATGGCCTAATATCCACTCCGATGCAGCATTATTGGTCTTGTAACTATTCAATGGGCTTGCTTTGTATTTTGTAGGTCATATCATCTAACACTCTTGTAGCGCTTCTCCACATTAACCATGCTATTTTGATTCTATGTAATGTTTTCATCTGTTATACTGTTGTATTGAAATACTAAGCCTAAAAATATGGATTGTCTGCATAGACATCACAGTCTTATCTAATCTCATCTCAAATATGCTAGCTAAACATATGGTCGATATATTCTGTATTATTTCTACTTATCTTTAAATCTTTACGCCCTAGATTGCTTCTCCGTAGTTCAAACTTTTGGTTGACACCATCAGTAGTTTTGTCAGTTTACACAGTATTGTctacaaatagcatgcaccaagcCACACCCTATCTTGTATATTTTTAGTTGACTCATTTATAATTATGTACATAAATATGGCCTAAAGGTGGATCACTGGTGTAAACCTACTATTACAGGAAACTTCTTAGTATCTCTTCTCACTATTCTCACACTTGTGAATGGCTTTTTTCATACATATCCTGTATGGTATTTATATATGTTATAGGGCTCCTTTTTTCTCCAGTATACACCAAAGGACTTCTCTTGGCACTCTCTCATATGTTTCTCTAGGTCAATTAATATCACGTGGGGATCTTGCTTCCACTCCAATAAATCTCCATAAGCTTTCTAGTGAAAATATAGCCTTTATTGTAGATCTGTCTGGCACAAATCCAATTGGTTTCCAGTCACTTTGTAATGGACCTAAATTGATGCAGTATTATTCTTTCCCAAGATTTCATTGTATGTACCATAAGTTCAATACCGTGATAGTTTGACAGCCTTTATTGTCAGATTAACGATTAGACATGCTCATCATCTAATCATGAAATAAAGAATATTCTATTGCACGTGCATAGTGAAAATATTAGAACTCCATTAGTTGGCTAATTGTCTTACTCACAGTAAAAGTCCCTGTATCTGTTTGGCTCCTTCTCCATAAAAATTTTGGCTTCCAAGCCCTCTTCCATGGCGCACAGGAATTGGCGCCCTTGTTTGATATCTTTtatcaaaattttcaacttggttcTGATTTAGTACAACTAGGCAAATTGATGAGAAATAATAGAGAAGTGCTTATGTGGCAGCCGTAAGAAAGAGTGGATAGGAGTGAGGGAAGAAAGCATAATTTCTGAAAAGGAATATCAGACTATTAAGATAGGTCAAACTGGAATTTCATTGTTTGATCCTATTACTCATTGCCATTTGCCGCATTTGCAGGTAACTTGCTCCTCACAGAAGACAAGACAAAAGTTAAACTAGCTGACTTTGGGTTAGCTAGGGAGGAGGCGGACTCTGAAATGACAACAGAAGCTGGTACATACCGCTGGATGGCTCCGGAGGTATTACATTGGACGAAAACGTTTACACCCTGCTTAATAATAGCATATGCCTTACCCTTTACAAATGCCAGATGTTCAGCATTGACCCGATCAAGATTGGAGTGAAGAAACACTACAATCATAAAGTGGATGTCTACAGTTTCTCAATGGTTCTGTGGGAGCTTCTCACCAACAGCACTCCGTTTAAGGGAAGAAGCAACATTATGGTGGCATATGCTACAGCTACGGTATGTGTTTTCTACTGATAATAGTTTACTCGTCTTGACAACTTTTCAGTGATTTGTAAATATGATATTCTCATTTCCTTTAATAAATTCCAGAAATTGCGTCCTAGCATGGATAACATTCCGAGGGAGATAGAACCCCTTCTTAGCTCTTGCTGGGCAGAGGATCCAGCAGACCGACCAGAATTTGAGCAAATATCAGATTTCATCGCAAACATTCTTCGTGATATGTGCACCTCAGAGACAACTTCTCTGAATTTGTTTGAGATGGAGAATCCGACAAGTAAAGAGTTGGCCAATTCTCCTGGCACAAATTATTTGATGGACAGGGATGCAGAAACTAGCAAGAAAAAAACAAGGAGTTCATGTTGTTGCTTCATGACTGCCTATGATGACTCTCTCTGATAGGTAGAGTGACTTTTTCTTAGGATATATGATTAGGTGTAAATAATTGATTGACTTCCCGTCTTTTTTCGCCAATTTTATGATATATAGAACAGACTTCAAAACCTCACATTGTTCTCCAAATACACCATCATTGTAGACATTGTACAGAAAGCAAATAGAATGTTTAGAATAGAACAGAAATATGAAAGGAGCATGACTCAGGTCAAAGTTCACCAATCCACCATCTTTTGGTACAGATTTCCTTTGCATTTCTGCAATTCTATAATCCAGATATAGACATGTGTCAAGCAGGGGTGAAGCTATACTCTAGTAAGAATGGTCTATTGACCAGCCTTCATTAGAAAATTATATTGCGTATATAGGTATAATATTAGGTTTAAAGATAAATAACATGTATTGAAATACCCTTGGGAAAATTCTTGGCTTCGTTACGGTGACAAGTAATGTATAATGTGTTGTGCCAAGTCAAATTTAAGGTCAACAAATGATGTCAAGTGACTGCGTTTGCCAAATCAGTTTCAAGGTTAAATTCTTTAAGTGACGTGACACGCCAAGTCAATTTAATTTTTTGCACGAAAGTCTTCAAGCTGTTAAATTTCAGACCAAATATAACTGACTTTTGCCGGATGAAATTACAAATTGGCGAAGCAAGCTTTGTTTCAGAAACATTGGCAAATGTAGCACgtatatatatgaaaataaaatagCAACCATTCCCTTTCCCTGCCCCACTCCACTACGCAACAATTTCCCGATATTCTAGCGGgatttttacctagctatactataatagaaacctatttattatctttatttaggttccttattaattattttatataccTATATTTACTAGTTTTATACAAAACGATAAAAGGAGGAAATGAAACATATCTTAAATACTGGGTATCATTTACACATAATCCCCCTACATTTAAGATACTCTTCGTTTTTCAAAGGATTACAAAACATCATCTATCTTTGTACTTACCCACCGTAAGAAACCCACTGATATCCAAAATCATCACCTCTCTTTCATACAAATCAAccaatatctctctctctcccttGTACAAATCAAACTATTATCTCTCTAAAATTGTAGCATCATATATTTCTCTGAATCAATTCCAccaacaaccattaaaaagcttcaaCTATTGACAAATCCATCAACATTATCTCTGAAATTGTAGGTGGAGGGATCTGCCATTGACATACCATTAAAAAGTTTCGAAGCTTTGAATTAGATATTCAGATTTTACGAATTTGTAATTTTTTtggattgggtgttcttgaaaaCGATTGAAAATATCCTTTAcggtttatatctcaattttaaggGAGATTCATTAAGTTTAAAGTTGGTTTTAGATTGACTTTCTGATTGAAACTCGAGGAAGAAGAAGTTTCGGAATTGTATTATGATTGTATGATAAATGTATCATAATTGTATCTGAGTTGTATTTAATACGTCAATACCTAAGACAATTCTGATACAATACTAATACTATTAAAATATAACATTGTATCATAATTTAAGTTTAGAGTTGGTTCTAGGTGGATGTTtttaattgaaacttgaaaaatatGAAGATCAAAGTTGTATCATAATCTAGaattgtatcataattgtatcacaatttgtacctaaAACAATACATGATACAATGCTAATACAAATATAATACGATattgtattagtttaagtttAGAATCGATTTTAAGttgtatcataattgtatcaGAATTGTGTAAGAATACTTTCGGGATTGTATCAAATTTGTATCTGAATAATGAGTAGTTGTGAGTTCATGACGAATTTCACAGTTTATATCACAAATATATGATAactatatattaatttattagtattgtatcagGTATTATTTTGGATATTAATGTACCATCTACAAGTTAGATACAGTTGTGATACAAGTATGATACAATTATATTTTACACATTGATATATCTGATACAATTCAAATGCAATTATGATATAGTTATCATACCATCCctgaatatttttttattttcagtgTTGTCTGGTCTCCCAATAAAAGAACGATGCAATTGATGATTTAATAATATACATAGAGAAGATGGAGATTCTGAGTGTAGATTggggattttgatgttaaaaaaagagagagagaagaggaaagggaaaaaaggaaaggatataattgaatcccttaattgaaggcaaTAATAATGAGATGAGAGCCTTTTAAGGAGAAATTTACACAATTTATAAGAAAAATCTAGATACttattaaaaactacaaaatataaagaatattgataaataaatttataatatagTGCAGCTAGGTAAAAATGCCTGGCAATCATTGCTCTGTCCTCTCGTGTCTGCCATCCTCCTCTAGTAGTTCTCTCGATTGTCTCCTTTTCCACCAAATGGGGTATTCTTTTAGGATTTGTCTTATATCATACTTAATAGTATAAATTAGCATTTTTACAAATTAGTATAAGATTATAAATCACTGAATATGGATAGTTATCTTTAATTGTACCTGACACCTTTTACTTAATGAGGGATGGAGTTACCATTCGTATGTTGCCCTCATTTTCTTTATCCCGTTTGTGAACACAAACCCATAATTTCGTGTGAGCTAATTCAACTAAATTGTGGCACAACCGTGGCTGCAAAGTCTCATTCGATAGTAGGACTGTAGGAGTAGAGCACTGAGCACAGCATGCCGCTCCTTTTGGATAACGACCGTACCAAATTTGGATTTAAGTTCTAAATTAGAAACAGGGGTGGCCCTTCCCTAAAGTAGGTAAAACAACTGCTTTAGGCTTCACATTTGTGGGGTCCCCCTTTTTGTTACACCTAATAGGTTAtatataagttttaaaaaaagtTATTTGAAGTAAAAatgtttgatttctttctttaacagATATAGAGAAGAAAGATTTGCAATTGCTATGATTTCTGCCAAGGAAATTTGTTAATGTTTGTAGATTGAACAAAAATGGATAAGAATGAAAATAGGGTTCATGTTCAGAGAAGAAGCTTCGAGAGCATTTTTGTTACATTTTCTTAAGAGTTCTTACAAAAGAATATCTAAAAACTATTTACATTGGGCCGGGTCTATTAATAAATACAACTGGGCCAAGTCTTAATGAACTAATTAACATCAGACCCAAATTTAATAACTAATATCAGGTAACTCCAACACCCCTCCCCCCTCAAGTTAGAGGGTGGTAATACGCTCAACTTGCCAAGCAATAACCTGTGATGTGCACCTGTCAAACACTTAGTAAAGATGTCAGTAAGCTGAGAAGAGGTAGGAACATGATGTAAAGAAATAAGGCCATCTGCCAACTTAGTGTGGATGAAGTGACAATCAACTTCAATATGTTTCGTGCGCTTATGAAAAACAGGATTTTTAGCGATGTGAAGGGCAGCCAAGCTATCACAGAAAACAGGAATAGAGCTGGACGAAGGCAAACCCAAATCTGCTAACAAACGAACCAGCCAGACTAGTTCAGCCACCACTTTACTCATGGCCCGATATTCTGCTTCAGCAGAAGACAAGGAGACGACAGCTTGTTTCTTAGATTTTCAGCTAATCAAACTACCCCCTAAAAACACACAATAACCAGAAACTAATCTCCTTGAATCAAAACAAGAAGCCCAATCGTTGTCACAAAGGCTTGTACAGAAAAATTAGAAGAACCATTGAGGTGAACTCTAACATCAGGTGTGCCTTTCAAATACCTCAGAACATGTAACGCAGCAGTCATATGGGGAAGACGAGGTGTCTTAAGAAACTGACTCAAGTGTTGCACAGCAAAACATAAATCTAGCCTGGTATGAGTGAGAAAATTTAATTTTCCAACTAAACTTCTATAAGATTCAGGGTTGGGCAACAAGACCCCAACATCAGACTTGAGTTTAACACACAACTCAAGGGGGGAAGAAACAACAGAAACATCAGAACACTCATATTCAGCAACTAACTCCGAAACAAACTTCCTTTGATGAAGAAGTACCCCAGAATCAACATATAACAACTCAATTCCCAGAAAATAGTTAAGTAATCCTAAGTCTTTAATTTAAACTGATCATCTAAAAACATTTTGAGAGCATTGATCTCTTTAGGATCATCCCAGTAAGGATAATGTCGTCTACATAGACAACAAGAAATACAGTAGATGATTCGGACCTTTTAATGAAAAGAGAGTAATCATTTAAAGAATGTGTGTAACCTCTAGTACAAAGTGCTTGTGATTGAAAACATGCGAAAAACAAAATCTTTTAGGAAATCAAAacagtgcttgttttagccttgctaccccgaggctcgtcgggccctggttgtcctgatggtccagttattgaggcgtgctcctctgtttatagcctgtatggaagggccttcctccccctcctcctcgagaacagcataacaatccatgtcattgtcctctaagaacaaaattttcacagctgccagtgcttcctcttcttctgacacttaGTATATCATTGCCTAGAGGCTTATTTTAAGCCATAAAGGGACTTTTGCAACTTACAAACCAAAGGAGAAGCAAAttgagaagatgaagcaactgtGAGACCTTGGGGAAGCTTCATATATATCTCTTCATCTAAGTCCCCGTGAAGAATTGCATTATTCACATCCAATTGATACAAGGACCACCCTTTTTTAATTGCAAAAGCAACTAGACACCTAATAGTACACATTTTGACAACCGGAGAAAATGTTTCATTAAAATCAATACCTTCAATTTGTGTATCACCCCTTACTACCAATCTTGCCTTATATCTTTCTACACTCTCATCAGTCTTGTACTTAATTTTATACACCCATTTACATCCAATAGGCTTCTTACCCTTAGGTAACTCAACTATTGACCAAGTGTTATTAGCTTCTAAGGCCTCAAATTCTTTTCTCATGGCTTCCTACCAGACTAAACTTGTAGCTGCCTGAGAATATGAATGAGGCTCAACTTGAGTTGTGTGTGCAACAGAGAGAGACAAAGTAGTGAAGCTGGAAATGGAAGGAGGATGTTGCACAACAAAATCACTAAGATGTGAAGGTAATGTGTGATTTTTGGTGCTTTTTCTAGTAGCAGGGAGAAAGGAAGATGTTGAAGGAGTAGAAGTAGAGGGAAGATTAGAAGGAGTAGGAGTAAAAGGAAGGACTATATTAGGAGAAGAAACAGAAGGTATAGATGAGGGAATAACATCAACAGAAGGTGGATTAGTGGGAGAAGATGTAGCAACAGAAGGAGAATGGGAAGAATTTGTGTCAACGAGAGGAAAATGGGAAAGATAAGAAACAACAGGTAAAATAGGTGTAGAATGGGAAGATGGAAGGTAGCTGAAAGATGAGGAAGAGGATAACATGAAAGGAAAAATAGATACATGAAATATGACATCCCTAGAAACAAGAATACACTTGGTAGATAAATTGTACAACTTATAACCTTTCTTACTAAATGGATAACCAATAAAAACACAAGGTACAGCTCTTGGATCAAACTTATTTCTCTCACATTTAGGTACAGTTGCATAACAAAGACACTCAAAAGGTTTAAGATGTGAATAAGAGGGCAACTTGCCATAAAGCACTTCAAATGGAGATTTGTTATGTAAAATGGTGGAGGGAAATCTGTTTATCAAATAGGTGGTTGTTAAAATACAGTCTCCCCAAAATTTTGTTGGTAATTTAGACTGGTACATCAAAGCTCTAGCTGTTTCAAGCAAGTGCTTATGTTTTCTCTCA
Proteins encoded in this region:
- the LOC107769680 gene encoding serine/threonine-protein kinase STY13-like gives rise to the protein MVDTKDFLNLEPSLSNPFGKFSDIDDFCAQNVVHIDKKLLIDLHQLSIGPLLSEGPYSLVYEGLYKSMPVAIKVIQPDRSANVSPERKEKFQREVLLLSKVKHDNIVKFIGASMEPALMLVTELMSGGTLQKYLWSIRPHSPDLKLSLSFALGISRAMEYLHAIGIIHRDLKPSNLLLTEDKTKVKLADFGLAREEADSEMTTEAGTYRWMAPEMFSIDPIKIGVKKHYNHKVDVYSFSMVLWELLTNSTPFKGRSNIMVAYATATKLRPSMDNIPREIEPLLSSCWAEDPADRPEFEQISDFIANILRDMCTSETTSLNLFEMENPTSKELANSPGTNYLMDRDAETSKKKTRSSCCCFMTAYDDSL